In one Choloepus didactylus isolate mChoDid1 chromosome 1, mChoDid1.pri, whole genome shotgun sequence genomic region, the following are encoded:
- the CX3CR1 gene encoding CX3C chemokine receptor 1 — protein MPTLSPESIPEGFEYDESAEACFTGDIVDFGTVFLPIFYSVVFIFGLVGNLLVVLALTNSQKPKSITDIYLLNLALSDLLFVATLPFWIHYVISEQGLHNATCKLTTAFFFIGFFGGIFFITIISIDRYLAIVLAANSMKNRTMQHGVTISLGVWAAAILVAAPQFMFTKQKEDECLGDYPAVLQDIWPVLRNVEVNFLGFLLPLLIMSYCYFRIIWTLFSCKNHKKAKAIKLIFLVVIVFFLFWTPYNVLIFLETLRLYDFFPSCDIERDLRLAVSVTETVAFSHCCLNPFIYAFAGEKFRRYLYHLYGKYLAVLCGRSVHVSLSPSESQRSRRESILSSNLTQHTSDGDGSILL, from the coding sequence ATGCCCACCCTCTCCCCTGAATCAATTCCAGAAGGGTTTGAGTATGATGAGTCTGCTGAAGCCTGTTTTACGGGGGACATCGTGGACTTTGGGACGGTTTTCCTGCCCATATTCTACTCCGTTGTCTTTATCTTTGGCCTGGTGGGAAATTTGCTGGTGGTGCTTGCCCTCACCAACAGCCAGAAACCCAAGAGTATCACTGACATTTACCTCCTGAACCTGGCCTTGTCTGATCTGCTCTTTGTAGCCACCTTACCCTTCTGGATTCACTATGTGATAAGTGAACAAGGCCTACACAATGCCACGTGCAAACTCACTACTGCCTTCTTCTTCATCGGCTTCTTTGGGGGTATTttcttcatcaccatcatcagcaTTGATAGGTACCTGGCCATTGTCCTGGCTGCCAACTCCATGAAAAACCGGACCATGCAGCATGGCGTCACCATCAGCCTCGGCGTCTGGGCAGCAGCCATTTTGGTGGCGGCACCCCAGTTTATGTTCACAAAGCAAAAAGAAGATGAATGTCTTGGCGACTACCCAGCAGTCCTCCAAGATATCTGGCCTGTGCTCCGCAACGTGGAAGTAAATTTTCTTGGCTTCCTGCTCCCCCTGCTCATTATGAGCTACTGTTACTTCAGAATCATCTGGACACTGTTTTCCTGCAAGAACCACAAGAAAGCTAAAGCCATTAAACTGATCTTTCTGGTAGTCATCGTGTTTTTCCTCTTCTGGACACCCTACAATGTTCTGATTTTCTTGGAGACCCTCCGGCTCTATGACTTCTTTCCCAGTTGTGACATAGAGAGGGATCTGAGGTTGGCTGTCAGTGTGACTGAGACAGTTGCGTTCAGCCACTGTTGCCTCAATCCCTTCATCTATGCATTTGCTGGAGAGAAGTTCAGAAGATATCTTTACCACCTGTATGGGAAATATCTGGCTGTGCTGTGTGGTCGGTCAGTCCACGTCAGTTTATCCCCATCTGAATCACAAAGGAGCAGGAGGGAAAGTATTCTGAGCAGCAATCTTACTCAACATACAAGCGATGGAGATGGGTCCATCCTTCTCTGA